The genome window GCTTCAGTTATAGGTGCTTATTTTGGAACATATATTTACAACAAATTTTTTAGCGATAGGAAGAAAAAAAGTGTTTTGTAAAAATGATAAAAAGAATATAAATCAATACCAACTATCAGATAAAATCAACCCACTTACTATAGTTGGGTTGATTTTATTCTTTTCGGTGGTTTTAACAGTGGGCGAACAATTACACTACCTCATTTCACTTGTTTTTGTTTTAGTGTTACTACTATTATTCTCTCCTAAAAAAGCATTTAGAATGATATGCTCATTGATCATAGTATGGGGAATTGTTCATTTACTAAAACCTTATTTAGGAAATGTTTTGATTGGTTCCATATATATGATGCTACTTATAGTATTGAAATTTTCGCCGCTTTTCATTTTGGGGAGAGTCTTATCTTCATATAGTTCATCTCATCTCATGGCGGCATTTAGAAAAGTTGGTATAGATGGTGGAATAGGTATAGGAATTACAGTGTTTTTTCGCTTTATTCCAGAAATTTCTATTCGAATGAAAGAAATAAACAACGGCATGAAAATTAGAGGATTCAGAGCAAGTATATTTAAACCACTGAAGACATTTGAATTATATTTTGTTCCGCTTATGTATAAGTGCATAGATATAAGTGATACTTTGACTTGTTCAATCATATCAAAAGGTATTGAGTATGACGGTAAAAAAACAAGTTTTCATGAAGTGAAAATCACATTGATTGATATTGCAATGCTGATGGGTGGAATAGCTTTAGTGGGGGTGAGTGCATGGAAAATATTTTAGAAGCAGAAATACGAGCTTTTTCTTATGGAGAAGATTTAATACTAAAAGATTTAAAACTATCTGTGAAAAAAGGCGAAATCGTTGTTTTGACAGGACTTTCAGGTTGTGGCAAAACCACGCTTTTAAGGCTTTTGAATGGGTTGATACCATCCTTTTATGATGGTTGTCTAAACGGCGAAATCAAGTTATTAGGAAAGGATATAACTCTATATAAAAAAGGAGAACTTGCAAAATATATAGGGAATGTATTCCAAAACCCTAAAGATCAATTTTTCTGTGATGTGGTTGAAGATGAAATTGCTTTAGTGGGTGAAAATTTAGGGTTAGAGAAAAAAATCTTAAGAGAAAAAGTTGACGAAGCAATGCAGTTACTTGAAATAGAGTATCTAAGAAAAAAGTCTATCTTCGAGTTATCCGGAGGTGAAAGACAAAAAGTAGCAATAGCAGGAACTCTTATTTATGACACAGACATTATCTTTTTTGATGAACCATCAAGCAGTTTGGATTATAACAGTATAAGGAAATTTACGGAGATCCTTATTAATTTAAAAGCATTAGGAAAGACAATCATTATAGCCGAACATAGACTTTACTACTTAAAAGATATGTTTAGTAGATTAGTCTATATCAAAGATGGAACAATACAAGATGTTTTTCAAAATGGACAGCTTAATAATGAAAAATGTAGAGAACTTGAATTGAGGACATTTAATGAAAAGGAGCTTGTGTCAGAAATGGAGCATATTGATACTGAAATCTGTATCAAAGTCAATAAAGCTAATATTCATCAAGGCAAAAGACTTTTGATAAAAGATTTGACTTTTGATATTAAAGAAAAAGAAATCATGGGAATCATCGGCTCTAATGGAATTGGGAAAACGACATTGGGGAAAGCGTTGTGCGGACTTTCTGAAAAATATTTAGATGTCAGCTATGGGCAGAAACAAAGAGAAAGGCTTAAAAATTCATATTGCGTGTTACAAGATGTAGATGCTCAGATTTTTTTAGACACAGTAGAAAATGAATTGATATTTTGTAAAGATAAAAACTCGGAAAGTGATTTAGAAAAAATACGAGAATATCTAAAAGATACAGACCTGTGGCATAAAAAAACCAATCATCCGCAGAAATTATCCGGTGGACAAAAACAACGATTGGCGATTATTACTTCGTTTTTATCTGGTCGTAAACTGATAATTTTGGATGAACCAACATCAGGTCTTGATTATAAAAGTATGAAAATTATGTCCGATTTAATGACAGAAAAAGCAAAGGAGATTCCAATTATAATAATTACTCATGACTTAGAGTTGTTATTTAAAACCTGTAATTCCGTCTTAATGCTCGGCGATAAGGATTATAAAAAAATATCTGTAAAGGGAAATGAAGCGTTAATCATGGATTTTATGGATAAAAAAGGAAATTTATTGAAGGAGAAAAACTATGTTAAATAAGGTTTTTGAATATGCAGGTTCGCATAAAAAATCAATTCACTTAGCAAGTTTTATTATGCTTATTAGTGTAATTATGGGTGTGCTACCCTTTCTATTTGCATATCAGATTATCAATCCACTTATTTTAGGTGAGCAATTAGAATTTGAAAGACTTGCTATTTTATTGATCAGTATTTTAGTTTGTTTAGTGTTGCAAGCTGTCTTAGGAGGTTTAGGTCTTAATGTATCCCATAAAGCAGCATACAACACGCTACTTGGACTTCGAACATCCTTACAGAAAAAAATGGAAAATCTACCATTGGGTGTTGTTGAAGAAAAAGGGACTGGTACAATCAAAAAAATGTTCGTGGATGATATTGGCAGTTTAGAAGTGCTTTTAGCTCATTCACTTCCTGAAGGAATAGCGAACCTAATTGTACCTATTATGGTTTATATTTCAATGTTTTTTATTGACTGGAGATTAGCGTTAATGTCATTAGCTTCTATTCCGATTAGCATTCTTGCAATGATGATTATGTACTCTGTAGGTATGAAGCAAATGGGACCATATTATATGGCAAGTGGAAAAAT of Lachnospiraceae bacterium oral taxon 500 contains these proteins:
- a CDS encoding ABC transporter, which encodes MENILEAEIRAFSYGEDLILKDLKLSVKKGEIVVLTGLSGCGKTTLLRLLNGLIPSFYDGCLNGEIKLLGKDITLYKKGELAKYIGNVFQNPKDQFFCDVVEDEIALVGENLGLEKKILREKVDEAMQLLEIEYLRKKSIFELSGGERQKVAIAGTLIYDTDIIFFDEPSSSLDYNSIRKFTEILINLKALGKTIIIAEHRLYYLKDMFSRLVYIKDGTIQDVFQNGQLNNEKCRELELRTFNEKELVSEMEHIDTEICIKVNKANIHQGKRLLIKDLTFDIKEKEIMGIIGSNGIGKTTLGKALCGLSEKYLDVSYGQKQRERLKNSYCVLQDVDAQIFLDTVENELIFCKDKNSESDLEKIREYLKDTDLWHKKTNHPQKLSGGQKQRLAIITSFLSGRKLIILDEPTSGLDYKSMKIMSDLMTEKAKEIPIIIITHDLELLFKTCNSVLMLGDKDYKKISVKGNEALIMDFMDKKGNLLKEKNYVK
- a CDS encoding ABC transporter permease; amino-acid sequence: MFCKNDKKNINQYQLSDKINPLTIVGLILFFSVVLTVGEQLHYLISLVFVLVLLLLFSPKKAFRMICSLIIVWGIVHLLKPYLGNVLIGSIYMMLLIVLKFSPLFILGRVLSSYSSSHLMAAFRKVGIDGGIGIGITVFFRFIPEISIRMKEINNGMKIRGFRASIFKPLKTFELYFVPLMYKCIDISDTLTCSIISKGIEYDGKKTSFHEVKITLIDIAMLMGGIALVGVSAWKIF